Genomic DNA from Desulfonema ishimotonii:
TGAGAAAAACGCTTTTATGCGAGAAAACAGCACAGCGCTCAGGAGGTGTATGTGGAACGATTTGTCATCCATCCGGTCACGCATTGGGAGATCGCGTCCACTGCGTCCGCGCCCCACAAACTTGTGGGAGAGGCCCCGCTGTCGATAACCGTCCAGGGGCACCCGTTTTCTTCGGGGCTGCGGACGCCCGGTGATGAAGTGGCGCAGGCTGCCGGTTTCTGTCTTGCCGAAGGCATTGCAGACACCCCGGATGACATTGTATCCGCTGAGATTGCGGACCCGCCGGAGAACAACAGGGTCAGCGTCACCCTGACCCCGGCCCGCTGGGAGAAGATCGCCCACCGGTTCGGGCAAAAATACCCGCAGGGCGCCCCGGACTTCGGTCGGAGTGCGGAAGATCTGGTGGACAATCTGCGGCGCAGTCTGCCGCCCATGAATGACAGGATTCGTATTTCAGCCGCAAAGGGGTTCGCGTGTCTGGATACGCTCAGCCGTCATCAGCCGCTGCGGCATGACACCCGTGCCACCCACGCCACCGCGATCTACAGCGCGGCCTTTGGGCTGCTGACCGTGGCAGAAGATGTGGGGCGGCATAACGGCCTGGACAAGGCCATCGGCAGGCTCTTTCTGGAACGGCGGCTTGGGGATGCCGGTATGCTGGTACTCTCATCCCGCATCAGTTTTGAGCTGGTTCAGAAGGCCATCCGGGCGGGCATACCGATTATCTTTTCCGTGTCCCGGCCCACGGCACTGGCCGTCCGGCTGGCAACAGCCTTCAACATGACGCTGGCGTGTCTGGCCAAGGGTGGCGGCGGATATATCTTCTGCGGCGAACACCGGCTGGATACGGCGTAAAGAGCGCCGGGGGGTTGAAACATCCCAATCTGACTGTTTTTCCTGCATGTCATCCGGCGTCTGTAATCCGGGACATGCAGCGCGTTGTAAGGAAGAATGACCTTGGAAATCTTATTTCCTTCGTTTGAAGGGCCTGAAAAAAAACTTGAAATCATATTATCCGCCCCCCGGCCTGAGATTCGCCCGAACGGAGACAGGCGCTGGGACCGGGTGGTAAGGGCGAGCCAGGCCG
This window encodes:
- a CDS encoding formate dehydrogenase accessory sulfurtransferase FdhD, producing MERFVIHPVTHWEIASTASAPHKLVGEAPLSITVQGHPFSSGLRTPGDEVAQAAGFCLAEGIADTPDDIVSAEIADPPENNRVSVTLTPARWEKIAHRFGQKYPQGAPDFGRSAEDLVDNLRRSLPPMNDRIRISAAKGFACLDTLSRHQPLRHDTRATHATAIYSAAFGLLTVAEDVGRHNGLDKAIGRLFLERRLGDAGMLVLSSRISFELVQKAIRAGIPIIFSVSRPTALAVRLATAFNMTLACLAKGGGGYIFCGEHRLDTA